The DNA window AACGGGAATCCTGCGGAGAGAAATTAAAAAGCTCGCGAAGCCTCTGCTGGAGGAAAAGGAGAGGGTAAAAGTTGCCCTCATAGGCTACCCTAACGTTGGAAAGAGCACGATAATCAACACCCTCAAGGGAAAGAGGGCCGTTGGAACCGCTCCAATACCCGGCTACACAAAGGGAAAACAGTTAATCAGGCTGAGCAAGAGGATATGGCTTCTCGACAGCCCCGGCGTCGTCCCAATTGACGATTTCGACGAGCTGGTGATAAAGGGAGGCTTTCCAGCGGACAAGATAGATGAACCTGTAAAGCCAGCCCTAAAGCTCATCTCCCGCATCCTCGAAACGCGGAAGGAAGCAATAACCGAGAAGTTCGGGATAGAGGAGTTCGAGAGCGAGGAGGAAATCCTCAGAAAGATAGGCGAGAAACGTGGAATGATAAAAACCGGTGGCGAGATCGACCTTGAGGAAACGGCTAGATGGCTCCTCCGCGAATGGCAGACCGGTCGCTTCACGCTCTTCGGGAAGGAGGAAGAGAAACCCCAGGAGTTCAAATGGGATTTCAAGG is part of the Thermococcus sp. genome and encodes:
- a CDS encoding GTPase, giving the protein MKQRKAWRVVREVIDEADLVVEVVDARDPIGTRNRKLEKLVRESGKPLLIVMNKADLVPKEWAEEYKRRSEIPVVFISARERKGTGILRREIKKLAKPLLEEKERVKVALIGYPNVGKSTIINTLKGKRAVGTAPIPGYTKGKQLIRLSKRIWLLDSPGVVPIDDFDELVIKGGFPADKIDEPVKPALKLISRILETRKEAITEKFGIEEFESEEEILRKIGEKRGMIKTGGEIDLEETARWLLREWQTGRFTLFGKEEEKPQEFKWDFKEVLDGVERELLLDPRRILWKYGDELKEKLDGQKRAG